From a single Arachis hypogaea cultivar Tifrunner chromosome 3, arahy.Tifrunner.gnm2.J5K5, whole genome shotgun sequence genomic region:
- the LOC112790608 gene encoding E3 ubiquitin-protein ligase ATL4, with the protein MAPTLFPFITLFPGRREKLTFVVRSNQIRATMASDTVLPSMPLTVVGYVTSATPTKHTHSQHHSRAFLITVTVIAIAVTVFFALYFLLRDLSRYFRRQAHQISVRTSSAVFPSGARSRVSPEIAAPSTVDSLPLFTFSSVTRRSSSVVDGGGGDCAVCLSRFEQRDLLRLLPLCCHAFHAECIDVWLRTNLTCPLCRSAVFSSESDVGKILRSSSSAVGESFRLEIGSISLRGTTSSAAEESRMRTYSVGEFDYLVDEDAEISYSQARRRTDSGEKDDAEPVESSAPSLASEVGSRWSWKDYYDLVSASLTPTASFRSSGRFFTGSSRRNDVVAIGDDEREANRFGEEISEVFRWLSMA; encoded by the coding sequence ATGGCACCAACATTATTTCCCTTTATCACTCTTTTTCCTGGGAGAAGAGAAAAACTCACATTCGTAGTCCGTAGCAACCAAATAAGAGCAACTATGGCTTCTGACACTGTTCTTCCTTCCATGCCTCTAACCGTTGTTGGATACGTCACTAGTGCCACTCCAACTAAACACACTCACTCGCAGCATCACAGCCGTGCCTTTCTCATAACGGTAACGGTCATCGCCATTGCGGTTACCGTCTTCTTCGCTCTCTACTTCCTCCTCCGTGACCTCAGCCGTTACTTCCGCCGTCAAGCTCATCAAATTAGCGTACGCACATCATCTGCGGTCTTCCCCTCCGGTGCTCGCAGCCGAGTATCACCAGAGATCGCTGCGCCTTCCACTGTTGACTCCCTCCCGCTGTTTACGTTCTCTTCTGTTACACGCCGCTCTTCCTCCGTCGTAGATGGTGGTGGAGGAGACTGCGCCGTTTGCCTCTCCAGATTCGAGCAACGCGACCTTCTTCGTCTCCTTCCTCTCTGCTGCCACGCGTTCCATGCTGAATGCATTGACGTCTGGCTCCGAACGAATCTCACCTGTCCGCTCTGCCGATCCGCAGTGTTTTCTTCGGAATCCGACGTCGGGAAGATTCTCCGGTCATCGTCATCTGCCGTCGGCGAAAGCTTCCGCCTCGAGATAGGTAGCATCAGTCTCCGTGGAACCACGTCATCCGCCGCCGAAGAATCGCGCATGAGAACATATTCGGTTGGCGAGTTCGATTACCTCGTTGACGAGGACGCTGAGATTTCTTACAGCCAGGCTCGCCGGAGAACCGATTCCGGCGAGAAAGATGATGCTGAGCCGGTGGAATCATCGGCACCGAGCTTGGCTAGCGAGGTAGGCAGCAGATGGAGCTGGAAGGATTATTATGATTTGGTTTCAGCTTCGTTAACGCCAACGGCGTCTTTTCGAAGCTCCGGAAGGTTCTTCACTGGGAGTAGCAGGCGAAACGACGTCGTTGCAATTGGTGATGATGAAAGGGAAGCCAACCGTTTTGGGGAAGAAATCAGCGAAGTCTTTCGATGGCTTTCAATGGCATAA